A window of Ictidomys tridecemlineatus isolate mIctTri1 chromosome 1, mIctTri1.hap1, whole genome shotgun sequence contains these coding sequences:
- the Antxrl gene encoding anthrax toxin receptor-like, giving the protein MVIHCPQVPCATLFLLLLLPPSLLRSGSLQNHGPGWRIFHHLGKGSRSFYNRRDPGARQRWFPRQAGKESSCQGIFDLYFILDKSASVNNNWIYVYELVKDLVNKFKNPNMRMSFVLYSKGAEIFMPLTGDRKEIEENLKRLERVVPTGQTNMHEGFKLVNQQMEKVIAEGSKATPMIIAMTDGRLLPNVFEETKELANKSRSMGATVYTVGVLDYQKNQMIAVADSPKHMFGVDTGFANLKTVVEPLSSKTCIEVTSVEASDRCAGDKKPKDSNDTSITCPGAEIKQPDEEVFVEVSLNNGESFLGNKHSINSTKCGDIMKPPPEKKPKEKPPPPPPAPPPTNPCPTVIVSCCGCGSGLMEVSGTCS; this is encoded by the exons ATGGTTATCCACTGTCCTCAAGTGCCTTGCGCTACACTATTTCTGCTACTGCTGCTACCTCCATCCCTTTTGAGATCAGGGAGCCTACAGAACCATGGCCCTGGCTGGAGAATATTCCACCACCTGGGCAAGGGCTCAAGAAGCTTCTACAACCGCCGTGATCCAGGTGCAAGGCAACGATGGTTCCCAAGGCAAGCGGGAAAGGAAAGCAGTTGCCAGGGGATCTTCGACCTCTACTTTATCTTGGACAA gtCTGCCAGTGTGAACAACAATTGGATTTACGTTTATGAGTTGGTGAAGGATTTGGTGAACAAATTCAAAAA CCCAAATATGCGGATGTCCTTCGTTCTCTACTCAAAGGGTGCAGAAATTTTCATGCCGCTCACTGGAGACAG aaaagaaattgaagagaatCTTAAGAGACTTGAGAGAGTGGTGCCTACAGGACAAACAAACATGCACGAAGGATTTAAATTG GTAAATCAACAGATGGAAAAAGTCATCGCTGAAG GCAGTAAAGCTACCCCCATGATTATTGCTATGACTGATGGAAGACTGTTACCAAACGTATTTGAGGAGACCAAGGAACTg GCTAACAAGTCTCGGAGTATGGGGGCAACCGTTTACACTGTGGGTGTGCTGGATTACCAGAAAAATCAG ATGATAGCAGTTGCAGACTCCCCAAAGCACATGTTTGGGGTGGACACAGGATTTGCAAATCTGAAAACCGTTGTTGAACCA CTTTCTTCCAAGACCTGCATTGAAGTCACATCTGTAGAGGCTTCTGATCGATGTGCAGGAG ATAAGAAACCTAAGGATTCCAATGACACTTCCATAACTTGTCCTGGAGCAGAGATAAAACAACCTGATGA GGAGGTATTTGTTGAAGTCAGCTTGAACAATGGTGAGAGCTTCCTTGGGAACAAACACAGCATTAACAGCACTAAGTGTGGC GATATCATGAAGCCACCTCCAGAAAAG AAGCCAAAAGAAAAACCACCCCCTCCACCACCAGCGCCACCACCTACAAATCCTTGCCCCACAGTGATCGTCTCCTGTTGTGGGTGTGGATCTGGCCTAATGGAG GTCTCAGGTACCTGCTCATGA